In a genomic window of Salegentibacter salegens:
- a CDS encoding ion channel: protein MSGILLFIGIVLLLLAIHDFFFTTLSGSGTGFLSRNISILSDKIIQFCVKIFGRKAYNYNGLFVNLMILFIWLLLIWVGLFLVYSSNPDAITSSSGKVANFWERLYFTSYTLSTLGMGNFTPNTAAFELLTGAFSFFGFIFFTSSMTYFLSVSSALVNKRTLSKSIYHLGKTPQEIAKNILSFDSSFSYQQFSELQKLIDKHSVNHHAYPVVHFYRQSKKKDSFSINIARLDEAVSILLYSEEKNNYRTELNVLRSSLSSFLEDMEKNFASNLSIGENTGDSYNFPSLKSKEEKELRSRRNIVEGLFRSENYTWEDIFAKS, encoded by the coding sequence ATGTCTGGAATATTATTATTTATTGGAATTGTCTTATTGCTCCTCGCAATTCACGACTTTTTTTTCACAACCCTTTCGGGTAGCGGTACAGGGTTCTTATCCAGGAATATTTCTATTTTATCTGATAAGATCATTCAGTTTTGTGTGAAGATTTTTGGAAGAAAAGCCTATAATTATAATGGATTGTTCGTGAATCTTATGATTCTGTTTATCTGGCTTCTCTTAATTTGGGTTGGGCTGTTTTTAGTTTATTCCTCAAATCCCGATGCTATTACCAGTAGTAGTGGTAAAGTAGCAAATTTTTGGGAGCGCCTTTATTTTACAAGTTATACACTCTCCACACTTGGGATGGGTAATTTCACGCCAAATACTGCAGCATTTGAATTGTTAACCGGTGCCTTTTCTTTCTTCGGATTTATCTTTTTTACCAGTTCAATGACCTATTTTCTTTCGGTTTCATCTGCCCTCGTCAATAAGAGAACCCTGTCTAAAAGTATTTATCACCTTGGGAAAACTCCACAGGAAATTGCAAAAAATATATTAAGCTTTGATTCCTCATTCAGCTACCAGCAATTTTCAGAGCTGCAAAAGTTAATAGATAAACATTCAGTGAATCATCACGCATATCCTGTAGTTCATTTTTATAGGCAAAGTAAGAAAAAGGATAGTTTTAGTATTAACATTGCAAGGTTAGATGAAGCAGTTAGCATTCTTCTTTATTCAGAAGAAAAGAATAATTATAGGACTGAATTAAATGTTTTGCGATCTTCTTTGTCTAGTTTTTTAGAAGATATGGAAAAGAATTTTGCTTCGAACCTTTCAATAGGGGAGAACACGGGAGATTCCTATAATTTTCCCTCTTTGAAATCTAAGGAAGAAAAAGAACTGCGAAGTCGCAGGAATATAGTGGAAGGTTTATTTAGAAGTGAAAACTATACCTGGGAAGATATTTTTGCTAAAAGTTAA